From Solanum lycopersicum chromosome 4, SLM_r2.1:
AGTGAATAGCATATTCATTTGATTATTTGATTCTCAACATGATTACTTAGAATGTTGAgctttttgttttgatttctaAATTGTTTGCTTgaattttcattatgtttaattATCTTCTTgtatattattgatataattttgggtGTGCTTGCTAAATTACTTTTGTTAAATTACTTGCTTTATCGTCTTTTGGGAACTCACATAAAATTATTGCTTTATCGTCTTTGGTATTTGACCTCACATAAAATTATTACAGAGGTTAATGATACACTTCCACAAATCTAAGGTGGCATACATTTTACTCAACTGTCTTCTTTTTTTAGTAAGGTAACTTTCAATGGAGCTTGCTTGTGTACGCAGTCTTAGGAGGACagtgttgggtatgtagcaagaattgatgagaaatagagggaaggggaggaatttgaaaggttgggaacttgaaaagtcctctaatgctttattgaaaaaggcaatagtccctcatcggtaatggaaaggaaaataggagagtttaaataaataaacactcctattaattgttaaaagggttggaaagagggacccccctcgcgccgtcgtcgtcgctcgcttcggctttggctttggcaaatgatcgatcgagagaaaGGCAATAAATGGAGCCAATAAATCAcaaatttttggccatttaaaatggatcatttgccaaagttgaagaagctcctaccaaagacaaaaagagaaagaagtccaacggtCAAAAGTCAGAACAGGCTcttaccaaagacaaaaagagaaagaagtccaacgggtAGAAGTCAGAACAgaccaagaagaaattcaaaggcaactgttataattgtggcaaggctggtcatagatcttctgattgtcatgctccaagaaaggacaaaaacaaaggcatggaaaaaatggaagatgcagatgacttgtgtgcaatgatatcggagtgtaacttagttggaaattccaaggagtggtttctcgactcaggtgccactagacatatttgctctgcaaaagaagcctttgcaacatACACTCCTactgagtacgatgaagatttattcatgggaaacacagcaacagcaaggattgcaggaactggcaaagtaatgttgaaaatgacatccgacaaagtgttgactttaaacaatgttctgcatgtccctactattaggaagaatttagtttctgctgcactactcgttaagaacgagtttaagtgtgtcctagttagtgataaagctgtaataagtaagaatgaaatgttcataggaaagggttatctcaatgagggtcttttcaaactaaatgtaatggttattgacagtatcaataaaaattttgcttctgtttacttattagagttaagtgatttatggcatgcccgtttgggacatgtaaattacaaagccttgcgaaaattggttaatttagaagtattgcctgattttaaatgcgataagtcgaaatgtgaaatttgtgtgaaaagtaagtttgttaaacatccttacaagtctgttgaaagaaattctaaaactttagacttaattcacacagatatatgcgatatgaagtcaataccatctcgtggtggaaaaaagtactttataacttttattgatgactgcactcgattttgttatgtatacttgcttaatagtaaggatgaagcaattgatgcatttaagcaatacaaaaataaagtggaaaaccaattgaatctaaagataaaaatgattcggagtgataggggtggagaatacgaatctccttttgcaaagatatgtttggaatatggtattattcatcaaactgctgcaccttatacaccacagtcaaatggtttggcagaacggaagaacagaacattaaaggaaatgattaatgccttaatgatcaattctggttcaccgcgaaatctttggggggaagccattcttacagctaataaaatactcaatagagtaccccattgaaaaacacaatcaattccatatgagttgtggaaaggaagaaaacacaacttgaaatattttaaagtgtgggggtgtttatccaaggtagaggttcctttaccgaagagggttaaaattggacccaaaacaatagattgtgtctttattggatatgctgtgaatagtaaagcctgtcgatttttggttcacaaatctgataatcctgagattcatgttaatacgataattgaatcagataatgcagagttttttgaaaacatttatccgtataaaactgaaagtgagtcaacaagtgaatgATCTAAACGACCacaagaagaatcaatggaaaatattctaactagtgaggaacctaggcgaagtactcgacaacgaaaatctgtttctttcggaccagattttgtagcactattgcttgaaaatgagcctcaaacatttaaagcagctatgtcttcgtcagagtcaacttattggaaagaagcagtcaatagtgagattgaattaattttaagcaatcacacttgggaattgattgatcttcctccaggaaataaacctttaggatcaaaatggatctttaaaaggaaaatgaaacctgatgggactattgacaaatataaagctagactggtagtcaaagggtacagacaaaaggaaggtctggactactttgacacatattctccagtaacaaggataacatcaattaggatgttaatagcacttgcagcagtgcatgatcttaaatccaccaaatggatgtaaagacagccttcttaaatggagagttagaggaagaaatttacatggaataacctgaagggtttatagttcctggtaaagaaaagaaagtatgCAGACTTGTAAAATCACTTTatagactcaagcaagcacccaaacaatagcatgctaaatttgatcaagtaatgttggcaaatggattcaagattaacgaatgtgataaatgtgtttacatcaaaaatgttatgaatcatgaagtcattgtttgtttgtatgttgatgacatgttaataataagtaaagaaattgatgatataaatgctactaagcgcatgttgtccaacaagttcgatatgaaagacttaggagttgctgatttgatcttaggggtcaggattatcaaaactccccagggactagcattatctcaatctaattatattgaaaaagtattggataagttcaattacttgaatttcaatgtagtcaaaactcgaattgatttaagttgtacatttaaaaagaatgaaggtcaaagtgactctcaattggaatatgccagagtgttgagaagtttgatgtatattatgaattgcacacgaccagatatagcatgtgctattagtaaactgagtcggtacactagtaatccgaatcaaactcactggatggctatgaaacatgtgttgggttatctaaaatggacacaacattatgctttgcattataataaatatcctgctgtgattgaaggatatagtgatgcaaattggatcaccgggtcaaatgatgtaaaatccacgagtaGTTATatattcatacttggtggaggagctgtctcttggaaatcttccaaacagacatgtattgctcgctccacaatggaatctgaattcattgctttggataaggctggtgaagaagcagaatggctccggaatttcctagaggatattccattctggcccaaacctgtcggaccaatttgcatacattgcaatagtcaagcagcaataggtagtgcagggagcgttatgtacaacgggaagtctcatcatatacgacgtagacataacaccataagacaactgctctctagtggaattatcacaattgactatgtaaagtcaagcgataatgtgtcagatccactaacgaaaggcctagtgagagaggcagttgaaagatcatctaagggaatgggtttacggcttaggacaagtcagcatgacggtaactctatctagcagactggagatcccaagatctagattcaaggataaaaacaaagttgtggctgacggttcgacattgtcaaataactcaatccattctcatgatgcagacaatgttcaggaaaaggttaagactttaaggcttgttaatgaggtaataaagcttaaagtttttaatgatttgctaagtttggtagatttgaccaaatagtgtatctacgagatgacacggttagaaatcacttatgtgagtgtgaagtggaagccgcttcaaagaaaatttatgtcaaaagcctattctctatacactcatgaaaccaggaggtgttcatggctgaaacgaacacaaccgtaagaatcataaacagtaaaggcttaattgtgtgacatatggttgtctaggtatacaccaaagttcgacggttcaaagatatcacatctaccgattgaccgagtatatccgacatatgttcactacggaaagtccaaagGGAAagctacttatccagatgcaattaatccttgcttgtaaagtacacaattgtccgtgcattcctatgttataactattccccatcaatgtgggggattgttgggtatgtaacaagaattgatgggaaatagagggaaggagaggaatttgaaaggttgggaacttgaaaagtcctctaatgctttattgaaaaaggcaatagtccctcatcggtaatggaaaggaaaataggagagtttaaataaataaacactcctattaattgttaaaagggttggaaagagggacccccctcgcgccgtcgtcgtcgtcgctcgctcgcttcggctttggctttggcaaatgatcgatcgagagataattttttggacaaaatttattttaattatttattaattaattttaaatggccaaaaataattttcaataaattagttgataacagaatttaaccgaaatgttttcaactttttagttaacccgacccgactcggatccgcgcgagtaacccgttttaaattccattatattcaaaatttcccgccatgactgttctgaaaggttgcaactttcaggaacagtcaataccatttgaaagtttgcaacctttcattaatggtcgtgttaattctgaaagggttgcaacctttcagaatatattcttcttgcctataaataccattcagtcttcagaatatttaaAACGAattttttctgatcttcctttttcttaaaaacatatatttcttcgtgtactttcctgctgtggattgattcgctgacagtagagtttttggtatctatactctactgattaaaatcattttacctagggaggttatattccaaatcaaacctcggatactagaggggaataatttccttaaggggacactgtgaattcagtggacttgattttctttctaaattttcaataagagtattccagattctggtacggttttacagattaaattatttttttacaaataaatttcttttcatcttatttactggttataaaaaatctcagttactttgtgtttctgaatgatttattagaaCCAGAAAtttctgattttataacacAGGTTGGAAACAGACAGtgatattgtatttttatttattatccaCACATGaggtatataaaatttaaaggatagtaatattttattttgatatctaCGTGCAATAAAATTAGTGgcctaaattaaattataataagaaaCCCTAAATATATATGCACATGTTCAAAAATGTTGTTAGTTtaggattaatttttttttgaatactaCTTGTTTTtagtgtatatatattcttaaaagACATTAAGTGTTTGACGTGACACAGtgatattattattcataaaaataaggaCTAGTTCTACATCATAACAAAGAGGTTAGATATTTATCTGCAATACATCTGGTTGGATGTTGATGTAAAAagtttatttataaaatgaagATTTGAGTTGTTTAAttcaaagttttaaaatattcctGATAAAAAGTagatagtttttttaaaaaactaaatttttttattcttttttataatgtACAGCATTTTTTCaagtgaaattaaaaattataaaattcactataaatttttttgagttcTCAAATTTTGAGAACCTAAaataaatcctttttttttaattagtattatCGTTGAGCCACTCATGACCAATGGTTATATTAATTGCACTTTTTAGGGTGTTATCTTTAGATTTCACTAAGCTTAATAAACAGAACTTAAAGGACATACAACAACAATTTACACAACAAAATCTCATGAATTAAAGAACATAGTTATTAAAGTTGTTTagcaatttatatatttatatgctgATGTggcataattattaaaattgtttagcaatctatatatttatttatttatttaaatttttagaatttctttccatcttttgatttaaaaatatttacaaatgtATTAAATATGACAGATTAATGTAAAGTGTCGTTTTATTAGAGATGTTTAAACATGTCTTCCATAAACAgtcatattaaaagttttaaaatgttGTCATCTTAAAAGtcatattcaaattaaatgtctTACCATTTATTTACACTTCTAATATTATTCTAAATCCGTAAAAATTACCTCAATTGTTGAAAGCCtgtttttactttgtttttccATCACTTTTGTCTTCTCCCTTTTCCAAGTTTCAtttcccatatatatatatatatatatataaaatttcctTTTCAAGCATACACTAACATATGTTTTATTGCTTTTCAGGTTCTATAAGAAACAATTAATGATTCAAACTACATAAATCTTTATATTTACTTATATGAgaaaatatagtttaaatttatatccagaattttttttaagtcaaattaaaagaacatttttcttgcataatatatcaaaacgttttaatttgtattatcttatattttttgtttaaaatttctCCTCTTTATTATTTCAACAAAGTGGATGATactttaaaaatgtaaaatgaagTTCTTCCGAATATAAATTGCATAAATTTGTGTATTTAATTATATGAGATAtagaatataaaatatgtaaatttgtgaagtaattatatataaagtaaaatattttgtagATGTATTCACTAActtttataaagtaatattagtagaagaagaaaatgaagagtttaTCTTATTGACTTGAAAGTAATATtagtagaagaagaaaatggagAGTTTATCTTAATGACAAGTCAAGAGGAAAAagacaaatatgaatcatgtatctccacaagtaaagactcattaaaattaataatttttaaattttatttcaatactAGAGTcgaataagaatttttttagataaattattGATGATAGttcattgaaaaattaaaaatatatcaaaagaaaaaaagaaatttctttgatgattttaaagcgaaactttttaaaaataatttgaaagaaaaaagccTTCATAGTTCTTTAATAATAATGACTACACAATTTTGTTAAGGATGAACAAGGTCAAAGTTTCTATCACAGGTATATTTTTCTGTATTAgtattgtttgttatttttattaaaaaaatatatttcttgctAGATATAGACTAAGTTTACATAGTTGCAGTTACAACGTCAATTTTTTCCCCTCAAATTAGTtttctaataataattaaaaaaaattatatttaataaaacatctgttaaaatatattttaataaaatatatgttaaattatatgttatgaaatattttcttgtaCATATCCTTCGAGATAATTATTAGTAAATCTTGAACATTAATATTGATATCTAAAGGAATGATGTTGTAATGTCAcagttgaaaaatgaaatacatgTATAAGACTATAAATCATgtttttatgtgaaaaaattgtttgattatttattataatttgattattgtAAAAGTCTTTAATATATCGTAGGCTTTCACTATTATTTTgttgaagtatattttttttgcttatgaaattatattttgatttgacCTTTTGTTCTTGTGTTTTGAAATTTCAAGTAATacaaaatgttttttatttgaactttaCTCTCATATTTGGCAGATATAAGGGTCAATAAGTAACCACAAattcttcttaaaattaaaaagttaattataAACTTGTGTGCTTGGGCCATCTTTTCTCAAATAACGttctaatataaaaatcaatcattaatttatgtttgatatattAGAAAACGATttaagtaaaaatgaaaaagaaggtGAACTTGGGAAATCACTGTTGCTAGAATAATTCAAGAAGTAAATACACTTTGGCAAACATGCATTCGACAAGTATCATTGAAGTGGAAGTAgtttataatcaaattcatgGATCAAGGTCAAAAGATGTTTTGGAGACTTGTCATGATTTTGTAGTCACACAAAAGAGAAGATGAAAgaactattatattttttcaaaagatataTCAAGTTATCATAAGAAACTTCACTAACCTGACAACTAGACTATGTTAAGTGGTGTGATAAGACCGGAAAAATAGTATCACTATCATCAGTACAAACAACACATACTCATAGGCATTATCCCTCGTAACTTGAAGATAAAAGCAGGGGCTTAACCCTTAAATCACCACCCTTACCACAAACACTATTATTACCTTGGACTCATACAATACTTTACCTCAAGTTATCTACCACATTTCGCACAATCTTGGTCATTCCACCCTCACATCAAATCATAAACTAACCCCTTGTATCACATAGAGGATTTCTGAAGCAAGCTCAGTTGACTAGCTAGTTTCTCATGCCACACCTTGTCTTATACAGAATATATgaacaagtaatcataatttaGCAAATTAAATAGCTACAACTATAACACCAAGTACAACATAACGAGACTCATAATTCTTACATCCACAATCACATTGATTCATCAGACTTTTAATTAACCCAGACCTCCAAGGATCCTAAAACGTCATTATGATATTCAGTATGCAATATTCCTGGCCTACACAACGACCCCGATTCAATTTTTGGTATGTATCAGTGTGGTACTGAATCCAATCAATAGTATATATGTACCATTGGGGTGTCCGATCcaattattaattagtatgtATCTCCTTACGTGCTACTCAATCTAATCATTAGTATGCATTGGTGTGATACCCAATCTAATCATCAAATGAACAATCATAATAGTAAGGAAGGATAGCAACCACACATGCATGTACCCAAAGTATGCACATTCATCGCATGCGATAACAACATTCAACATttgaaatttcctttttttttgccTTATCACGCATGTAATACTAACGAAGAAGTTgacaaacaaatatatataatatcaatgaGAAACAAACCGAATTTTTCTGATCCCCCACAATTACCTTTCCAGGATAACTCCCAGCAGACACCATGAGTTCAACAATAACTAGAAAAGTAAACCACATATTCAACCATCCAGACGCCGTGCCCATAGGCCTATCTTCGACAACCTACaagatattatatatgtaaaaacAAGTCTAACTACTCAGTTAAGGAACCTAGACGCCAAGCAACTATTGAAGGGTTCTAGATACAAACTTTTGGCGACCATAATCCAtggattttaatcttttttgcGCTGAAATCTCTTCCTTCCATTGTCCTCGagattttaatctttttttgcACTGGAGTCTCTTCCCTCCATTGTCCTCGAGCTTAGGAGAATTTTCGGATATTTCCCCTCCCAGATTAACATTCATctatcaaaaaattcaaaatgtagAAATTGGGAAAATAtcctttgtcatttttttttctaaattgaaaatttttcaataaaagacCAGACTACCCAAATAGGTATTGTTATGTTACCATTGAGCAGACAATAATCCAACAACCTGAATATCCACTGTTCTCTTAACATGCTTGAAACTTCTCCTTGTCAACAACTCTCCATATTCAAAAACAACATCTTAGCTTgtagatataaatttttttaaatcaacaCAAGTGGCATGAAAAATAAGCCATACATTAACAGCAACACATATAGATATTACAATGTATATAGTAACACCAGAATGGCTGGAGATTACCAACatctaaaattttcaatataGTACTCAAAAACAGAGGAAAAATAACACGAAAGAAGAGCACACCCAAGAACACCATCACTGTAAAGCAAATAATGACACTAAATATGATCACTAGCAGTGTAGCACACAAACTTTTGCTGTAGTTATGCAATAAGGTTAGAAACATGTTGGTGAGTAGATGAAAATAACACTCAAATACAATGCCGCAATCCTCAATTTTCTCCTCCGTCCCTCTGTAGTTACAGCTCACCGTTATTCAATATGCACACCCATGAGAATAGTTTTAGGAATGACAAGTCAAGTAAACAGTCTAACTTCTTGATTTTCCTGCTATCTCAAGTGCTCCTTACGGCACTAGGATGCTTTAGGTAATTTATATCTCTACCTTTGGTGGACCAGAGTGTCTCCTTGGTACACCACCAGGGGATGCTGAGAACGACAATCGCTTCTTCGTAGAACTAACACTTCCCTTCTCTGGTGTCCCTATCTTTTCGAAACCCAAAGGACTTGGTAAGCGGGACCTTGCTCGTGCTGATTCTGTTGCAGCCATGTAACTTGGAACAGATGGGGAACTTGCCAGACTTTCATCATCTCTAACTGATGAACCAGCAATGCTATGCCTCCTGCAGCGTTCTGACTGTGCACTCGCCATGCTTCTAGAGTCATCATCCACATTACTCACCCTGGGGCTTGCTGGCCTTATTCGTCCGGTCTTTGATCTAGGTGTTGACGGTGACTGGCGGCTAGGAGGACGGTTTTGCTTATGAGCTGTTGGAGAAGGCCTATTGTCTAGGTGGAAATCACGATGAGTGATAGCAGCCACAGCAGTGGACTGGCTTGCTGGGCTCTCTGCAGCGACCTCGTCACTGTTAGGTTCTTTATCCATTGCACATTTATCTTCCCATGGCCGTGCTGCCATCCAACGTTCCAACCAACTCCAGCCCCAGTGGGGATTATTTGGGTCCATGAATGTTTGATTTGTAGATTTTGAAGGATTCCTCCGTGTTGGCTGTTGTAAAAGTATATGATTCCATATTACATTCTTCAATAATTTAAATCGTGTAACAAGGGATTAAATAtcaaagaactcaagtactcttTAGTACATTCTAGATTGTTTTCAGGAAGGAAAATGTCAGCAATATCTTTGTCGGTAAATCCTATTGGTGACTAGTTCCAGAGATTTTATTTATACGTAAAAGATCAAATGAAGCAACGTTTCATCGGAACAAGTCTGAAACATCTCTATTTTACAGATTTGACATGTCAGGACAAGTTAGATCTATGTTCCAAGTTAGATATACTGCCTAAGTAAGCAAGAACTAGAAGTACTAGAACAAACTTCAATTTCCAAACAACTTATCGGCTTTACTTTAGAGATAAAAGATGGAGGACAAGATAAGTTTTACAGGAAcgaaactatatattatataataagatCTTTGCAGCTATCTTTTGTAGTTCCAGACAAAGCTTTGGTGTTAACATAAAGCTTACGGGAAAAGTATATAGCATTTCAGCATTCAATTTGTAGATAGAAAGGAAAGGACTTAACAAAAGAATGTATGTACCTGATGTGTGTATGCATAAGCCAAAGCCCTTTCCCTTCTTGTGGCAGCCTCCTGTTTCATCTGGAGGTTTGCATCAACTTGTTCCTTGGACCGTGTACTGTCATTCCAATCATCTCCAGACTGCTGCAAAATGCAAAAGAAATTCAGCCAAAAGGCGCTAAGCATGACCAAAGAGTACATATTTCTTAGCAGGGAAACCAAGATAAAAAGTAAAAACCACCTCTAAGTGgaactaaaagaaaaacaaggagATAACCCGAAGAGGATGATGCTGAAACATGATGTCGAACTCAAGAATTTTATGGGAAACAAATGGCATACATACAAATCATCGAGTGTATATATGGAAGGTACTTACGGAAGATGCTTTCAGCTTCTCTTGCTCTTTCTCATGCTTCTGTTGGAGCTGTCTCTGGAGTGTCTGATTCTCCTCTGACATTCTAATTCTTCTGGCACGAACCTGTGATTGAACACGAGCTAGAGTCTGCATGCACCTTAAGGTTGATGTGGCTTGTCGTTTCACAGATTGACCTTGAATCATTGCCTTCAACCTCACTAATCCTCTCAACGCCTTCAATGCTCTCCTAGCCTGTATAAAATAGGAATATCAGAAACTGTTTGCAGTATAGAATAGACCTTCAATGCTCTCCTAGCTAAGGGTGTTCTATACTGAGCATTTTTCGCTATTTTTGGACTACGCTAAAACTAATCACCGAGCAAAAACAACATCATTCAAAAGAAGTTCAAATGCGTGATCATATAATGCAAGCTTAAATCACAGCAGATGTTAGATATCCTACCAAGTATCCTCGAAAAACTGTTTGTATTCTTATAGCTGCAATCTCTTCCTTTGATTGACCCGAGCTACAGGCTGCAGCTGTGAGGCGAACAACCTCAGCAGCAGCTTGAGCAGCAGCAACAGCTGCTTCTGCAGCAACAGCAGTGGCAATAGCTACCGAATACGCATGCTTGTTCTGCTCATTCTCTGCTTCCATCAATTTCATCTGCTCTACCTGCGGAGGAGTAGGAGGTCCCGGACACACTAATGCAGTTTCTGCATTCAAAGAATCCAACTCGTCGTTCTGTTGCTTTTCGGACCATTTCTCTGATTTCTGTTTCTTCTAGCGAAAACAAAACATCTTCAAACAATTACTCATGAAAAtactaaatatgaaaaaagaaaatgtcatttcattcatccattaccttatctttctttttgttaCCCGAACCAAGCGCCTTTTTCACCGATGAAAACCAATTTCCCTTCTTACCCATTTCAAAGCATCTATACCATAAGAAGAGatccaaaaattaaagaatatcaCACAAAAACTAAGACATGACAACAAAGAGATCTAAAGTCTCTTGTTTCTGTTGAAACTCGAAACCAAAACACACAATTAGATCATCATTAATCAAACCATAATGTAACAGAACAAATTTACCacaatatataatatgaaatacTCACAAAATTGTAAAAAATGACCCCCCAAACGTCAAAAGCCAGAAATCTTACCAATATGATATAGCAGACTCCAACAGCAAtctatcaaaaaaagaaaatgacacaAATCAGATAATTTTCTCCATTCatttcaaagaaaatgaaaatcaacaaacattagtaattaatcaagaaaaacaaTATGCATGACCCAAATGCTAAAACTTCAAGATcatcattaaaacaaaaaaataatctcaaaattgacaattcaagatcacacaaaaaaaaaaaagacaggTTGATTTATTTGTCATATACCTAAAAAGTGAAATGTTGATAAATATGAGaagaaattaatgaaatgaatCACCAAGTCCCCACCATAAAATGAAGATGTATATAGgaaaaatttaagaagaaactTGTGAGCACGCCTTGAAGAATATgactaaaaattattatattttgtttgggGGGACCTGGAGGACAAGGAAAACTTCAAATGTTGATCAAGACAACAATAACGGAAAGGGGTAATTTcggtattaaaatatttatttttggaggAATAAATGTTTCTGTTTTGTGTAGGACCCAAAGACAGGCTTTGAAGGTTACTTAGGGCACACAATGTGGATATACCTATTTCTGTCCTAACGATATTAATCTATTATTGACTATGTATTGAAAAAAACTACATAAACAAAACAGtaatttgatatataattctaaattataatatgttaaaaatataatctttattatgattaatgataaaaataaagtagaaagtaagtataaaattatttattaat
This genomic window contains:
- the LOC101249910 gene encoding protein IQ-DOMAIN 3 isoform X3, with the protein product MGKKGNWFSSVKKALGSGNKKKDKKKQKSEKWSEKQQNDELDSLNAETALVCPGPPTPPQVEQMKLMEAENEQNKHAYSVAIATAVAAEAAVAAAQAAAEVVRLTAAACSSGQSKEEIAAIRIQTVFRGYLARRALKALRGLVRLKAMIQGQSVKRQATSTLRCMQTLARVQSQVRARRIRMSEENQTLQRQLQQKHEKEQEKLKASSSGDDWNDSTRSKEQVDANLQMKQEAATRRERALAYAYTHQPTRRNPSKSTNQTFMDPNNPHWGWSWLERWMAARPWEDKCAMDKEPNSDEVAAESPASQSTAVAAITHRDFHLDNRPSPTAHKQNRPPSRQSPSTPRSKTGRIRPASPRVSNVDDDSRSMASAQSERCRRHSIAGSSVRDDESLASSPSVPSYMAATESARARSRLPSPLGFEKIGTPEKGSVSSTKKRLSFSASPGGVPRRHSGPPKVEI